The following nucleotide sequence is from Acidovorax radicis.
CGTGCTCGGCCGACGTGATGCGGATCGTCCCGACAGGTTTGTCGCGCAGTTCCTTCACGGCGGCCAGCTCGGCATCGATGTCTTCAAACCGCGGCGCCACGCTGTTGAACAAACGCTCGCCCGCCTCGGTCGGGGAAACGCTGCGGGTGGTGCGCGTCAGCAGCCGGACACCCAGCCGCGCTTCCAGTCCCCGGATGGAATGGCTCAACGCGGAAGGCGACACCCCGATGAGCGCGGCCGCCCGCGTGAAGCTGCCTTCGCGCACGACATGCACGAAGGCGAGGACGTCGTTGAAAGTCTCTATGGCCATGTGTGGACCCGCCAGTTCATTTCTCTTTGGCCGGATGGCGCAGCGCTTCGATCAGCACCGTCATGGCGCGAGTCAACTGCCGGCGATTCGGGTAGTAGAGGTGGTACCCAGGGAACGTCGGACACCAGTCATCGAGGACCTGTTTGAGCAGCCTCTTGGCGATGTAAGGCCGCGCCACCTCGTGCGGCACGTACCCGAGGCCGAAGCCAGCCAGTGCCGCATGGAGGATCGGTCTTGTCCCGTTGAAGACGAGTTGCCCCTCGACGCGCACGTTGACTTTCTGCCGGCCCTTCTTGAGTTCCCAGGCGTAAAGGTCTCCGTGGCTCATCAAGCGCAGATTGATGCATGCGTGATCGGCCAGGTCCTGCGGCTTCGTGGGGGCAGGGTGCTTCGCCAGATAGGCCGGTGAGCCGACGATCGCAAAGCGCACGTCAGGGCTGATACGCACGGCGGTCATGTCGCGCGCTACTTCGGCGCCGAGCCGGACGCCCATGTCGTACCGCTCCGCAACGATGTCGGTAAAGCGGGGCTGCGTGGTGACCTCGACTTTGATTTGAGGGTACTTTGGGAGCAGCTTGGCGAGCCTGGGCCAGAGTGCCGTTTCGGCCGCATTCTCTGACGCCGTGATGCGGATGGTGCCCGCAGGCTTGTCACGCAGTTCTCCCACCGCCGCGAGCTCCGCCTCGATCTCCTCAA
It contains:
- a CDS encoding LysR family transcriptional regulator; the encoded protein is MPKESYNDLLAFIAVARAQSFTRAAAQLGVSQSALSHTIRALEAKMGVRLLTRTTRSVSPTEAGERLLLNVAPRFEEIEAELAAVGELRDKPAGTIRITASENAAETALWPRLAKLLPKYPQIKVEVTTQPRFTDIVAERYDMGVRLGAEVARDMTAVRISPDVRFAIVGSPAYLAKHPAPTKPQDLADHACINLRLMSHGDLYAWELKKGRQKVNVRVEGQLVFNGTRPILHAALAGFGLGYVPHEVARPYIAKRLLKQVLDDWCPTFPGYHLYYPNRRQLTRAMTVLIEALRHPAKEK